The Pseudanabaena yagii GIHE-NHR1 genome segment CCGCTCTAGTTGCGCTGGGATTTCTAAAGGCATTTGCGATCGCACAGTTTCAAATAAAGACATATTGCTCCCAATTGTCAAAGTTGGCAAAGCTCCTACACCATACTAACGCTGATATCGAGGATCACAATAGTCGCGTAACCATTTATTCGTGGCATCAGCGATCGCGGCATCACTTACATCCACAGGTGGAGCCTGTCCGATTCGCATAAATGCCATTGCTAAACGCCATCCGTTAGAAGTAGGCACGACAAATAACCAATAAGCTCGTTGTGAAGTTTCAACTTTGCCCGTTTGCCTTTCCAGCATCGAGAGAAAAATCTGCTGCGGTAAGCGATCGCGTGATTGGTCTGGTGCAAGCGGCAAAGGCTCAAGCTCTGGCTGACTAATTGTCATCACTTCCCGCTTCAGTCTGAGGCGAATGTAGGTACGATTGAGATAGTCTGGCAAGTCCTTAGCCAAGGATTTACTTAAACTAGGGAAATCCGCAGGACAAACCCGATTATTGATATAGGTTTCCGCCTTGACCGCATTCGGCAGAACAGGACTATAAGCAAATATGGCGATCGCAGCGACCATTCGGAACAGATTCTGTGGCTGATTCACCCAAGTTTTGAGCATATTATCCTTCAGAAATTAACAAAAAGCGAATATGTTTCATACTCTGTTCAGCACGTAGAGACTGTACTTGCTGCGCTAGTTTAGTACTAGCAATGATGATATCGGGCTGAGATGCGATGACATTTGCCCGTAAATCATCTTGAGGAGAAATGGTAGTAGGGACAAAGCCCTGATTTTGCAGCATTTCTACTAATAGGCTAATCGAGACAAAGTTATCATCAACGATGAGAATCCTTTTGCCCGTAGCGGATTTGTTAGTCAATAACAAATCAACTTCTCGCAATAGAATTACCATGTCAACGGGCTTCGTTACATAACTATCAATTCCTAAATGGAAGCCTTGATTCTTATCATCCAGCACCGACACAATAATAATAGGAATATCTAGGGTTACGGGATCGGATTTTAGAATGGAAGCCACATCATAACCATTAATCCCCTGCATGATAATGTCGAGAGTAATCAAATCTGGACGAACTTCACGAACTTTAGAAAGGGCAGTTTGTCCATTATCAGCCTCATAGACAGTATATCCTTTAGCTTCTAGTTCCTGTCTTAGGAGACTGCGAATACTAGAATCATCATCAATCACTAAGATTTTTTTCGATACTCCCTCAGTATTCGGCTCTTCAGATTGCCGATCAAACGTTACTCTCTTTTTGAGCTGCTCGACAAGAACCTCAAAGTTTATTGAAGGAATTGGAGCTTTGCCATCCCCTTCTGTCGTTTTCTGAATTGGCAATGTAAATGAGAAGGTACTACCTTTACCCAACTCACTTTCAACCCAAATTCTGCCGCCATGATGTTCAATGATTTCCCGCGAAATTGGTAATCCCAAACCAGTACCTTGGGGCTTATCAGTCAAGGTGTCGCCAACCTGCTTAAACTTCTCAAATACCTTAGGTTGATCGGATTCAGAAATGCCCACACCCTGATCGACAACACTAACTGTAATCGATTGGTGATCATGCTTCACGCGACAGGTGATACTGCCTTTTTCAGTAAATTTCACTGCATTGGAGATTAAGTTGATGACTACTTGAATCAATCGATCCTTATCACCATAGATATTGGGTAAATCGGTCGCAATTTCTCGGATTGGGGCTAACCCCTTTTGCTCAAACAATGCTGAAGTTGCGGAAAAAGCACGATCAATTACTTCAGTAATGGACAAGGTATCCATGTTCCATTGCATCTTCCCTGCTTCGATTTTGGCAACATCGAGGACTTCATTAATTAACTTAGTGAGTCGGGTTCCTTCTGAAACAATAATTTCAATATTTTCCGAAACTTGACGAACACTTCTCTTTACTTTCTTATCATCGGTTTGAATTAATGGGAAAATGGATTCATCTAGTTTTTTCTGAATTAATTTGGCAAAGCCTAGTACAGAAGTGAGTGGTGTGCGTAATTCATGGGATACGGTCGAGATGAAGTCTGTTTTCATGCGGTCTACTTCTTTCTCGGCTGTAATATCACGAATTAGGATGACCGTACCGAGATAAGCTACTCCTAATGTAGATACCGCCGAGCTTTCGACTGCCACATTAGACGATCCATGATCATGCTGGACAACGTCACTACTACCAGATACTCTATCAATTTCCCTAAAAATTGAAGTTGCCACGGCTTTTCCTGTACGACGATCAGGCAAAGCGAACTCAGCACTAAAGACTTGTCGTGGATTTTCCCTAGTACTATTAATAATTGAGGAAATTTCTTCCGCTCTAAAGATTTCTTTATAAGTTTCTGCATTAGCGATCGCTTTACTGCTTACCCCAATCATGCCAGCGATCGCGGGGTTAAATTGAGTAATCCGATCCTCACCATCAACTACCACAAGACCATCGACCATGTTATCGATAATCGCTTTGATTTCACTAGTTCGTTGCTCGACCTTCTGCTCTAGGGTACGGCTATAGTCCGCAAGCTGTTCCCCCGAATTTTTTAGTTGCGATGTCATTTGATTAAACGCGATCGCCAAAATGCCAATTTCATCCTCAGTCAGAACTGGTGCTTGCGAATTCAAATTACCACCCGAAACTTGGTTTGCGGCATCAGCGATCGCTAGAATTGGTTGAGAAATCCGACGGGCAATCAAGTATACTGCCGTCAATAAAATACCAGCGGAACTTAATCCAATCAGTAAGATATCCCGTGCAAGGCGATCCGCAGGCTCGAAAGCTTCTGACTGCGATATTTCCGCTAGCAAAGCGAGATTGAGATTATCAATCCACACGAAGCTTCCCAATACAGGTACATTTTTATAGTTTCGATACAGACCTTCGCCATCCTTACCTTGGGCGGCGGCATTAATTCCTTCGCTCTTAATATCTTTAGCAACTTCCTGATTATCGGCACCTGCCCCCGAAAGCAGAATATTTTTGGCAGCTAATCTACCTACGACATAGGTTTCACCACTATTTCCTAAACCTGTATTTTGGCGAATAATGTCATCAACACCTTGGAGATCAAGGTCAACTGCTACCACCCCAATGCGATCACCAGCTTTGTTCGATAAAGGTGCAGCAAAGGTCATTGCCCCCTTGCCTGAAATTGGGGAAATATAGAAGTTGGGAACGATCACACGCGATTGGTCACGGGTAAAGTAGGTGGTTGTATTACCTAAGGGCTGATATTTTCCTTCCTTTTGTTTATCCGTAGAGACGATTGTAATCCCGTTATTCGTGAGAATAGAAATTTGGCGAATGTTCGGCTTGACAGATGAGACATCTGTCATAAACTTGCGTAGTGATTCAATAGCAGTTTTAAATTCTGGGGATTCACGATCTTTAGTAAAAGTAATTTCCGCGTTCACTAAGAAATCTGGCAACTGGGTCATCAAGATTACATCACGACGCTGATTGTCAACCCATTGAGTAACCTGAGATTCCTTAAGTGATGTGGCAACATCGAGACGATCAATTGCTGAGCGCCTGAGGGCATCACGACTGCGGACATTGGCACTGACAGCTACGAGTAAAACGGTCACGATCGATAGAATCGAGAAATAGCCCACAAGTTGGAGCAGCAAACGTTTCTTAAATAGGTTAAACATTTTCTATCCTCATTTCCACTTAGCAAAAATATCTTTAATTTGCGCGATCGCTGTGTCCGCCGCCTGTTCGGGTGTAGCATTGCCCTGAGCCACAGATTTGATAGCTTTTCCCCATATTTTGTCTGCACCAACACCTGCATAGGCAGGATTCTGCGCTGTATAAAACGAGGTAGTGTTTTGGAATTGTTTCGTTGCTGTTAAGATGTGCGGATCTTGTGAGTCTTTGTAATAGGGATCTTCCAATAATTTTGGCATAGTTGGGAAATATCGCCCACCTGCCCCTTTCAAATATGTCAACAAATTATTAGGTTGAATGATATGAGACAACAAACTCTTCGCCATAGCTTGATTGCTAGAGCTTGCAAAAATAACTGCCTGTTTCACCGCAACTAGATAGTTCAGGGGCTTACCACTAGGGGCAAGCGGCCATTCGGTCGTTACTAATTTTTTGTTGTAAACCACAGAGTCAAACTGTTGAGATGCAGGGATCGACAACCCCGGATTTGCGGTCA includes the following:
- a CDS encoding ATP-binding protein, whose product is MFNLFKKRLLLQLVGYFSILSIVTVLLVAVSANVRSRDALRRSAIDRLDVATSLKESQVTQWVDNQRRDVILMTQLPDFLVNAEITFTKDRESPEFKTAIESLRKFMTDVSSVKPNIRQISILTNNGITIVSTDKQKEGKYQPLGNTTTYFTRDQSRVIVPNFYISPISGKGAMTFAAPLSNKAGDRIGVVAVDLDLQGVDDIIRQNTGLGNSGETYVVGRLAAKNILLSGAGADNQEVAKDIKSEGINAAAQGKDGEGLYRNYKNVPVLGSFVWIDNLNLALLAEISQSEAFEPADRLARDILLIGLSSAGILLTAVYLIARRISQPILAIADAANQVSGGNLNSQAPVLTEDEIGILAIAFNQMTSQLKNSGEQLADYSRTLEQKVEQRTSEIKAIIDNMVDGLVVVDGEDRITQFNPAIAGMIGVSSKAIANAETYKEIFRAEEISSIINSTRENPRQVFSAEFALPDRRTGKAVATSIFREIDRVSGSSDVVQHDHGSSNVAVESSAVSTLGVAYLGTVILIRDITAEKEVDRMKTDFISTVSHELRTPLTSVLGFAKLIQKKLDESIFPLIQTDDKKVKRSVRQVSENIEIIVSEGTRLTKLINEVLDVAKIEAGKMQWNMDTLSITEVIDRAFSATSALFEQKGLAPIREIATDLPNIYGDKDRLIQVVINLISNAVKFTEKGSITCRVKHDHQSITVSVVDQGVGISESDQPKVFEKFKQVGDTLTDKPQGTGLGLPISREIIEHHGGRIWVESELGKGSTFSFTLPIQKTTEGDGKAPIPSINFEVLVEQLKKRVTFDRQSEEPNTEGVSKKILVIDDDSSIRSLLRQELEAKGYTVYEADNGQTALSKVREVRPDLITLDIIMQGINGYDVASILKSDPVTLDIPIIIVSVLDDKNQGFHLGIDSYVTKPVDMVILLREVDLLLTNKSATGKRILIVDDNFVSISLLVEMLQNQGFVPTTISPQDDLRANVIASQPDIIIASTKLAQQVQSLRAEQSMKHIRFLLISEG